The following coding sequences are from one Virgibacillus necropolis window:
- a CDS encoding PucR family transcriptional regulator yields the protein MNNSSDRSELFKDDFDSLEGLADRIGKVLDCPITIEDSNHRIISYSTHEENVDDARVATIIRRKVPENVINSLWKHGVMSRLFEQDEPVIVPAIEEVGLGNRIAVSVRKSNEVLGFIWAQTTDKTFGEDKLKLLKEASNLVQKQLLKLQIKKRKAEESYQEFFWQLLTGHAYQKDVIERQAKRFGLQLNGNLAIAMIEYDCEVTQTIEKHSYYLTETLELVQVVCRVFDQNQLILLIRLKSSENTIKVLNKFIGNFIHKISERMQISNVKGSFGTIYNTPQHSKDSYKHALKVLELKEQFPKELQNIYSYQELGVYQFLDELYQIRNRNHYQNYSIEKLRKYDLKHHTNLLTTLNVYLECDSNVHKAAKLIHVHTNTLNYRLKRIVEIAEVDLKDPNQKITLYLDLKLESMKRNDM from the coding sequence CCGAATTATTTAAAGATGATTTTGATTCCTTGGAGGGTTTAGCAGACCGCATTGGAAAAGTCCTAGACTGTCCTATTACGATAGAAGACTCCAATCATCGAATCATTTCGTATAGTACCCACGAAGAAAATGTAGATGATGCCAGGGTAGCCACTATAATAAGAAGAAAAGTGCCAGAGAATGTAATCAACAGCCTTTGGAAACATGGTGTGATGTCAAGGTTATTTGAACAAGATGAACCGGTGATTGTACCCGCTATCGAGGAAGTGGGACTCGGAAACAGAATTGCCGTTTCGGTTCGGAAAAGTAATGAGGTTCTTGGTTTTATCTGGGCGCAAACAACTGATAAAACATTTGGAGAAGATAAATTAAAATTGCTCAAAGAGGCATCGAATCTGGTGCAAAAACAACTCCTTAAGCTTCAAATTAAAAAAAGGAAGGCGGAAGAGAGTTATCAAGAATTTTTTTGGCAACTATTAACCGGCCATGCATATCAAAAGGATGTGATTGAACGCCAAGCAAAGCGGTTCGGATTACAGTTAAATGGAAACCTTGCTATTGCCATGATTGAATATGATTGTGAAGTTACACAAACGATTGAAAAACATTCCTACTATTTAACGGAAACCCTAGAATTAGTTCAGGTTGTTTGTCGGGTATTTGATCAGAATCAACTAATCCTACTAATCCGCCTTAAATCCAGTGAAAATACGATAAAGGTTCTGAATAAATTTATTGGAAATTTCATTCATAAAATTTCAGAAAGAATGCAAATCAGTAATGTGAAAGGGTCTTTTGGAACAATATATAACACGCCTCAACATAGTAAGGATAGTTATAAACACGCCCTAAAGGTTTTGGAGTTAAAGGAGCAATTTCCAAAAGAGCTACAGAACATTTATAGTTATCAAGAACTTGGCGTTTATCAATTTTTGGATGAGCTTTATCAAATCAGAAACCGGAATCATTATCAAAACTATTCAATTGAAAAGTTACGAAAATACGATCTCAAGCATCATACAAATTTATTAACAACGCTAAATGTTTATTTGGAATGTGATAGTAATGTGCATAAAGCAGCCAAATTAATACATGTCCATACAAATACATTAAATTATCGCTTGAAAAGAATTGTTGAAATCGCAGAAGTCGACTTAAAGGACCCAAATCAAAAAATAACGCTATACCTTGATTTAAAGTTAGAAAGCATGAAAAGGAATGATATGTGA
- the ald gene encoding alanine dehydrogenase — MIIGVPKEIKNNENRVAMTPAGVVNLSKAGHRVMIESNAGVGSNFTNEEYKVAGAEIIESASDVWEKAEMIMKVKEPLSPEYKYFRKGLILFTYLHLAAEPELTKALVENEVTAIAYETVTVNNTLPLLSPMSEVAGRMASQIGAQFLEKFYGGKGILLSGVPGVNRGKVTVIGGGMVGTNAAKIAVGLGADVTIIDLNPTRLRQLEDIFGTSVQTLMSNPYNIAEAVKNSDLVIGSVLIPGAKAPKLVTEEMVKSMQPGSVVVDVAIDQGGNFETVDHITTHDDPIYEKHGVLHYAVANMPGAVPRTSTIALTNVTIPYAAQIATKGVVKAINENPAIKSGVNVLNGRVTYEAVALDLGYEYATVEEAVVKLVIA, encoded by the coding sequence ATGATTATTGGTGTTCCAAAGGAAATTAAAAATAATGAAAACCGAGTTGCAATGACACCTGCGGGGGTTGTAAATTTATCTAAAGCCGGACATCGGGTCATGATTGAATCGAATGCTGGTGTTGGAAGTAATTTTACTAACGAAGAATATAAAGTAGCTGGTGCCGAAATTATTGAAAGCGCTTCAGATGTTTGGGAGAAGGCGGAAATGATTATGAAAGTAAAAGAGCCCCTTTCACCTGAATACAAATACTTTCGTAAAGGGCTAATTTTGTTTACTTACCTTCACCTGGCGGCGGAACCAGAATTGACTAAAGCTTTAGTTGAAAATGAAGTTACAGCAATCGCTTATGAAACTGTAACCGTAAACAACACATTACCATTACTTTCTCCAATGAGTGAAGTTGCTGGCCGTATGGCATCGCAAATTGGTGCCCAGTTCCTTGAAAAGTTTTATGGTGGAAAAGGGATCTTGCTAAGTGGTGTACCAGGTGTAAATCGTGGGAAAGTAACCGTTATCGGTGGCGGAATGGTTGGTACGAACGCAGCAAAAATTGCAGTAGGTCTTGGTGCAGATGTAACAATTATTGACTTAAATCCTACACGTTTACGTCAATTAGAAGATATCTTTGGTACGAGTGTACAAACATTAATGTCGAACCCATACAATATCGCAGAAGCGGTTAAAAACTCTGATTTAGTTATTGGTTCCGTATTAATTCCAGGTGCAAAAGCGCCTAAGCTTGTAACAGAAGAAATGGTTAAATCCATGCAGCCAGGATCTGTTGTTGTCGATGTTGCTATCGACCAAGGTGGTAATTTCGAAACAGTTGATCATATTACAACACATGATGATCCAATCTATGAAAAACATGGTGTGCTTCACTACGCGGTTGCAAATATGCCTGGTGCCGTACCACGTACATCGACCATTGCATTAACAAATGTAACCATCCCTTATGCAGCGCAAATCGCTACAAAAGGTGTTGTCAAAGCAATTAATGAAAACCCAGCGATTAAATCTGGTGTAAACGTGCTAAACGGAAGAGTAACATACGAAGCAGTAGCACTTGATCTTGGTTACGAATACGCAACAGTTGAAGAAGCTGTAGTAAAACTAGTGATTGCGTAA
- a CDS encoding YfcC family protein — MALEAKKPKMNKEPNKKSKKFTAPHPFVILFAVIILITISTYFVPAGEYDRTTNEEEQTVVVDGTYHTVESNPAGFMEIFQSIHQGMVEGAAIIFFIFIVGGAFGIFRATNSIEGALGSISSKVIGKEIYLIPVVMIFFGLAGATFGMFEEALPFILIMVPIALKLGFDSMVGTAMVLVGVSAGFTAAFTNPFTIGVAQGIAGLPLFSGMGVRIIYWLIFMAVSIAYVMVYAKKVKNKPSTSIVLEEDNKRNTDTTEIAQEKLTRIQAATLGVLVLTLGILAFGVIQYGWFIKEIAALFLIMGIVVGIINKMGINEIAERFVKGCEELVVGALVVGFAYGALVLLQNSSTIDTILYGVTSLVSGMPSQFAAIGMYITQSFLNFIVTSGSGQAALSMPIMTPLADLLEVNRQTAVLAYQMGDGISNIFTPTSGLLLAALAMAGISWIKWIKFVWPLIAIHYVLGAIFVTIAHMFIWTS; from the coding sequence ATGGCCTTAGAAGCGAAGAAACCTAAAATGAATAAGGAACCAAACAAAAAATCAAAAAAATTTACAGCGCCACATCCGTTTGTCATCTTATTTGCTGTAATAATTTTGATTACCATTAGTACATATTTTGTTCCAGCTGGAGAATATGATCGTACCACGAATGAAGAGGAGCAGACGGTTGTTGTTGATGGGACATATCATACCGTCGAGTCTAATCCAGCTGGATTCATGGAAATCTTTCAGTCTATTCATCAGGGAATGGTGGAGGGTGCAGCTATTATTTTCTTTATTTTTATTGTTGGTGGTGCGTTTGGTATTTTCCGAGCGACCAATTCAATTGAAGGAGCACTTGGTAGTATTTCCTCTAAGGTGATTGGGAAGGAAATTTATCTGATTCCAGTTGTCATGATTTTCTTTGGACTTGCAGGCGCTACGTTTGGGATGTTTGAGGAGGCACTGCCGTTTATTTTGATAATGGTGCCGATTGCCTTAAAACTTGGATTTGACTCGATGGTTGGAACTGCAATGGTTCTGGTTGGCGTCTCAGCTGGATTTACCGCAGCGTTTACAAATCCATTTACCATTGGGGTTGCACAAGGGATAGCGGGCTTACCCCTTTTTTCTGGAATGGGCGTACGAATAATTTATTGGTTGATTTTCATGGCGGTTAGCATTGCATATGTGATGGTCTACGCAAAAAAGGTGAAAAATAAACCGTCCACGAGCATTGTTCTTGAAGAAGATAACAAACGTAACACTGATACAACGGAAATAGCTCAGGAAAAGTTAACAAGAATACAAGCAGCCACGCTTGGGGTGCTTGTTTTGACACTAGGTATACTCGCGTTTGGTGTTATTCAGTATGGTTGGTTTATTAAGGAGATTGCAGCCCTGTTTCTTATCATGGGGATTGTTGTTGGGATTATCAATAAAATGGGAATTAATGAAATTGCTGAAAGATTTGTCAAAGGTTGTGAGGAGCTAGTTGTCGGAGCACTAGTTGTTGGTTTCGCATATGGTGCTCTTGTTTTGCTGCAAAACTCTAGCACAATCGATACCATTTTGTACGGAGTTACGAGTCTCGTATCCGGTATGCCAAGTCAATTTGCTGCAATCGGGATGTATATAACACAAAGTTTTTTAAATTTCATCGTAACTTCCGGAAGTGGACAAGCTGCACTTAGTATGCCGATCATGACTCCGCTTGCTGATCTATTGGAAGTAAATAGGCAGACAGCTGTCCTTGCGTATCAGATGGGTGATGGTATTTCAAATATTTTCACCCCAACAAGTGGGTTGCTTTTAGCAGCACTAGCGATGGCGGGCATTTCTTGGATAAAGTGGATAAAGTTTGTATGGCCATTAATAGCAATTCATTATGTGTTAGGAGCAATTTTTGTAACAATAGCTCACATGTTTATATGGACTTCCTGA
- a CDS encoding M20 metallopeptidase family protein, with translation MIKEIFAKLEGIYPELVDFRRDMHMYPEQSHHEEKTPEKIAEFLKGLGIEVRSGVGGSGVVGTLRGGKPGKTVALRADFDALPIQDEKDVAYKSKVPGVMHACGHDIHTSALLGVAKVLSTIREEIPGTIVFIHQFAEEATPGGAKFMIEDGCLNGVDMIYGAHVMSDQPFGTVTVREGYVSSAQDDFKIEVLGKGGHGSQPHTTVDPLVTASQLVVNLQQIVSRRVNPQQAAAVTVGSFMSGGANNVIPDKAIIKGTVRTYDAEVRDIIEKAMEQITKTTCEAAGADVDYEYVRDCPSMFNDSEESKRVEEMAKLIVGEENVTEMDPMMGSEDYAYYQQEIRGVYFIVGGKNADINAVYPHHHPKFTVDERSMLNIGKVFIGTVLNYLSDGEIKPYGK, from the coding sequence ATGATTAAAGAAATTTTTGCTAAATTAGAAGGAATCTACCCAGAATTGGTGGACTTCCGTCGAGATATGCATATGTATCCAGAGCAGTCTCATCACGAAGAAAAAACGCCAGAAAAAATAGCAGAGTTTTTGAAAGGGTTAGGGATTGAGGTAAGGTCCGGTGTCGGAGGAAGTGGTGTCGTTGGAACTCTGAGAGGTGGCAAACCTGGTAAAACCGTTGCATTGCGCGCCGATTTTGACGCTTTACCGATTCAGGATGAAAAGGATGTTGCGTATAAGTCGAAAGTACCTGGAGTCATGCATGCTTGCGGACACGATATTCATACATCAGCACTTCTTGGGGTTGCCAAGGTTTTAAGTACGATACGCGAAGAAATTCCTGGAACGATTGTGTTTATTCATCAGTTTGCGGAAGAGGCGACACCGGGTGGGGCAAAGTTTATGATTGAAGACGGTTGCCTTAATGGGGTCGACATGATCTATGGTGCTCATGTAATGTCGGATCAACCATTTGGTACAGTTACTGTAAGAGAAGGTTATGTATCTTCCGCACAGGATGATTTTAAAATAGAAGTTTTAGGGAAAGGTGGCCATGGATCACAGCCACATACCACTGTTGATCCGCTTGTAACTGCAAGCCAACTGGTCGTCAATCTGCAACAAATTGTTAGCCGCCGGGTGAATCCGCAACAGGCCGCAGCTGTTACAGTCGGTTCGTTTATGAGCGGTGGCGCAAATAACGTTATACCGGATAAAGCAATCATTAAAGGAACAGTGCGTACCTACGATGCAGAAGTCCGGGATATAATCGAAAAGGCGATGGAACAGATTACGAAAACTACATGTGAAGCTGCAGGTGCTGATGTGGATTATGAATATGTTCGTGATTGCCCGTCGATGTTTAATGACTCCGAGGAATCAAAGCGAGTGGAAGAAATGGCAAAATTGATTGTCGGTGAAGAGAATGTTACAGAGATGGATCCAATGATGGGCAGTGAGGACTACGCCTATTACCAGCAGGAAATTCGAGGTGTTTATTTTATCGTGGGAGGCAAAAATGCAGACATTAATGCTGTCTATCCACACCATCACCCGAAATTCACAGTCGATGAACGGTCCATGTTGAACATTGGAAAAGTATTTATCGGTACGGTATTGAATTATCTTTCGGATGGAGAAATTAAACCATATGGGAAGTAA
- the trpB gene encoding tryptophan synthase subunit beta — protein sequence MNKQSVAEQGFFGEFGGSFVPDDLKNVLSHVAKEFEKYRDDPEFEEEFRYYLREFVGRENPLTFAGNLTKKTGGAKIYLKREDLNHTGAHKINNVIGQILLAKRMGVERIIAETGAGQHGVATATACAMFGIPCKVYMGKLDTKRQSLNVFRMELLGAEVVPVEKGQGRLKDAVDEALNDLVENHKNTFYLLGSAVGPHPYPTMVKYFQSIISEESKQQIIEKEGKLPAAVIACVGGGSNAIGAFAHYIDEEGVRLIGVEPAEAATITKGEPAVIHGFKCLTLLDEDGEPQPTYSIAAGLDYPGVGPEHSQLNKTGRGEYVTATGDEALEAFQELSKVEGIIPALESSHAVAHAIKLARELSKEESIIVNLSGRGDKDVELVFEMIRKQSN from the coding sequence ATGAATAAGCAAAGCGTAGCAGAGCAAGGTTTTTTCGGGGAATTTGGGGGTAGTTTTGTACCTGATGACCTAAAAAATGTGTTGTCCCATGTGGCCAAGGAATTTGAGAAGTATCGGGATGATCCAGAATTTGAAGAGGAGTTCCGGTATTATTTGAGGGAGTTCGTTGGTCGTGAGAATCCACTTACGTTCGCTGGAAATCTTACGAAAAAAACCGGTGGGGCAAAAATATATTTGAAACGTGAGGATCTAAACCATACAGGCGCCCACAAGATTAACAATGTTATTGGACAGATTCTCTTGGCCAAACGAATGGGTGTAGAGCGAATAATTGCTGAAACTGGGGCGGGACAGCATGGGGTAGCGACAGCAACTGCATGCGCGATGTTCGGCATTCCATGTAAAGTATACATGGGGAAACTAGACACCAAGCGTCAATCGTTAAACGTCTTTCGGATGGAACTACTGGGTGCAGAAGTTGTCCCAGTTGAAAAAGGTCAGGGGCGATTAAAGGATGCTGTGGATGAAGCATTAAACGATCTTGTGGAAAATCATAAGAATACATTTTACTTATTGGGATCGGCTGTTGGGCCACATCCATATCCGACGATGGTGAAATATTTTCAATCCATTATTAGTGAAGAGTCAAAACAGCAGATTATTGAAAAAGAAGGAAAACTGCCTGCAGCTGTGATAGCCTGTGTTGGTGGTGGAAGCAATGCAATTGGAGCGTTTGCCCATTATATTGATGAGGAAGGTGTCCGCCTGATTGGAGTTGAACCGGCAGAAGCAGCTACCATTACAAAAGGGGAGCCAGCGGTAATCCACGGGTTCAAATGTTTAACGTTGTTGGATGAAGATGGTGAACCACAACCGACTTATTCAATTGCCGCAGGATTAGATTATCCGGGTGTCGGACCTGAGCACAGTCAGCTCAATAAGACTGGTAGGGGTGAGTATGTCACAGCAACTGGTGATGAAGCGCTGGAGGCTTTTCAAGAATTGTCAAAAGTCGAAGGGATTATCCCAGCATTAGAAAGTTCACATGCGGTTGCCCATGCGATAAAGTTGGCTCGAGAATTATCAAAAGAAGAATCCATTATCGTGAACCTCTCTGGTAGAGGGGATAAGGATGTTGAACTGGTGTTTGAGATGATTCGAAAACAATCGAATTGA
- the panD gene encoding aspartate 1-decarboxylase gives MQRLMCKGKIHRATVTEAELDYVGSITIDYNLMKESNILPYEMVQITSLKNATRWKTYAIPAPEGSNRICLNGPPAHLFSPGDIVIILSQGLMTDEEIKDLKPRVVFVDGNNEITSVEEHDLHLPKGVKL, from the coding sequence ATGCAACGATTAATGTGTAAAGGAAAGATTCATCGGGCCACAGTCACGGAAGCTGAACTTGATTATGTTGGCAGTATAACAATTGATTATAATTTAATGAAGGAGTCGAATATTTTACCATATGAAATGGTACAAATTACAAGCTTGAAAAATGCAACCAGATGGAAGACGTATGCTATCCCAGCCCCAGAGGGTTCGAATCGCATATGCTTAAATGGTCCACCTGCACACTTATTTTCTCCTGGTGATATTGTAATTATATTAAGTCAAGGGCTCATGACCGATGAAGAAATAAAAGACCTGAAACCAAGAGTCGTATTTGTAGATGGAAACAACGAGATTACTAGTGTAGAGGAACATGATTTACACTTGCCGAAGGGTGTAAAACTATAA
- a CDS encoding solute symporter family protein: MNTTVVVLFLAIVILTLIITYFAAKHTQTTGDFYTAGGELKGWQNGIAIAGDYLSAASFLGIAGAIALYGFDGFFYSIGFLIAYLVVLFLVAEPLRNLGKYTLADMLKARFDATKVRGAAALSTITIVLFYMIAQLVGAGALIQLLFDIPYWIAVLIVGVMMTVYVLFGGMIATSWVQIVKAILLMAGMVIISFLVLLNFNFDIMYMFNEVKSVTSHGADYLKPGLKYTEPLGTISLMIALVLGTAGLPHILMRFFTVKDAKSARSSVITATWVIGIFYVLTLFLGFGAAAFVGEANILAANPGGNMAAPLLAKAIGGEILFAFISAVAFATILAVVAGLVLSGASAFAHDLYGQIIKKGKATDKQQMLAARYASLAVSILAILLALFAQYLNVAFLVSLAFCIAASANLPVILYTVYWKKFNTAGAVTSMLTGLFSALILVSLSPSVFSPVEGAALFVGEPIFPLANPALVSVPLGFLGGYLGTIFSKETNSRRYAKVKVKANTGYREKES, from the coding sequence ATGAATACAACAGTAGTCGTCTTGTTTCTTGCTATTGTTATCTTAACACTAATTATTACGTACTTTGCCGCCAAACATACCCAGACAACTGGTGATTTTTATACAGCTGGCGGGGAGCTAAAAGGCTGGCAAAATGGAATCGCGATAGCGGGAGATTATTTATCGGCAGCTTCTTTCCTTGGTATTGCCGGGGCTATTGCTCTCTATGGATTTGATGGGTTCTTTTACAGTATCGGCTTCCTTATCGCTTATCTGGTTGTGTTGTTTTTAGTCGCAGAACCATTAAGAAATCTTGGAAAATATACACTGGCTGATATGCTTAAGGCTCGTTTCGACGCAACAAAGGTTCGAGGCGCTGCTGCTCTTAGTACCATAACTATTGTTCTTTTTTACATGATTGCACAGCTTGTTGGTGCGGGAGCCCTAATTCAGCTATTATTTGATATTCCTTATTGGATAGCTGTCTTGATTGTTGGTGTCATGATGACCGTTTACGTGTTGTTTGGCGGAATGATTGCCACTAGCTGGGTTCAAATTGTAAAAGCCATCCTCCTAATGGCTGGTATGGTTATCATTTCGTTCCTTGTTTTATTAAACTTCAATTTTGATATCATGTATATGTTCAACGAAGTTAAATCAGTTACGAGTCATGGGGCGGATTATTTAAAACCAGGATTAAAATATACAGAGCCACTAGGGACCATTTCATTGATGATCGCATTAGTACTTGGAACAGCTGGTTTACCACATATACTTATGCGCTTTTTCACAGTTAAAGATGCCAAATCAGCAAGAAGTTCTGTTATTACAGCAACATGGGTAATCGGCATATTTTACGTACTGACGCTATTCCTCGGTTTTGGAGCAGCTGCATTCGTAGGTGAAGCAAACATCCTTGCAGCAAATCCAGGTGGAAACATGGCAGCGCCGTTATTAGCAAAAGCAATAGGCGGGGAAATTTTATTCGCGTTCATTTCAGCGGTTGCATTTGCCACCATCCTGGCAGTTGTAGCAGGATTAGTTTTATCAGGTGCATCAGCATTCGCACATGATTTATACGGACAGATCATTAAGAAAGGTAAAGCAACAGATAAACAGCAAATGCTGGCAGCACGCTATGCTTCTCTAGCTGTATCTATTCTTGCTATTTTATTGGCATTATTTGCCCAATACCTGAATGTGGCATTCCTAGTTTCACTAGCGTTTTGTATTGCTGCAAGTGCCAATTTACCAGTCATCCTTTACACTGTATATTGGAAGAAATTCAATACAGCAGGTGCAGTCACATCTATGTTAACCGGACTATTCTCTGCGTTAATTCTAGTGAGCTTAAGTCCAAGCGTTTTCTCACCCGTTGAAGGTGCAGCGTTATTTGTTGGGGAGCCAATTTTCCCATTAGCCAATCCTGCATTGGTTTCAGTACCATTAGGCTTCTTAGGAGGTTATCTAGGAACGATATTTTCTAAGGAAACGAATTCAAGACGATACGCTAAAGTAAAGGTAAAAGCAAATACAGGATATCGAGAAAAGGAAAGCTAA
- a CDS encoding DUF485 domain-containing protein — protein sequence MNNTSANKVDHDTNDQIDFVKVEQSPKFKKLMRDRKRFIVPLTIFFLVFYFLLPILTSYTTFLNTPVIGDISWVWLFAFSQFVMTWVLCTLYVRKATSFDKQADEIIDEQLGKGGKS from the coding sequence ATGAATAATACGAGCGCTAACAAAGTGGACCATGATACAAATGATCAGATTGACTTTGTAAAAGTAGAACAAAGTCCGAAGTTTAAAAAATTAATGCGTGATAGAAAAAGATTCATCGTACCATTAACTATATTTTTTCTGGTATTTTATTTCTTACTTCCCATTTTAACTTCCTATACAACTTTTCTAAATACACCAGTGATTGGTGATATTTCATGGGTATGGTTGTTTGCATTTTCACAGTTTGTTATGACATGGGTCTTGTGTACGTTATACGTGAGAAAGGCTACATCCTTTGATAAGCAAGCAGATGAAATCATTGATGAACAGCTTGGCAAAGGAGGAAAAAGCTAA
- a CDS encoding LytR/AlgR family response regulator transcription factor, which produces MKSIHAIIAEDEQLAREELIYLLQNEQDVITYPSAETGKRLIELYVEHEPDVIFIDVEMPGITGVEAAKRITELAYNQPPLFVFTTAYDEYAVDAFEIDATDYLLKPYSDERFQKTMRRIRKQLVQMNEKNEQHVQQDQIPTSKLLVDDGDRMVVLSPDSIYYAVPSKRIVEIHTKDEVIKSRMTLQELEEKLRGLSFFRTHRSYLVNLNYIHEITPWFNGTCNVTLQDKLHTTLPVSRSARKVLLELFKN; this is translated from the coding sequence ATGAAAAGTATTCATGCCATAATTGCAGAAGATGAACAATTGGCACGGGAAGAATTAATTTACTTGCTGCAAAATGAACAGGATGTCATAACCTATCCAAGTGCAGAAACCGGGAAACGGTTAATAGAACTGTATGTAGAACATGAGCCTGACGTTATATTTATTGATGTTGAGATGCCAGGAATAACCGGTGTAGAAGCTGCGAAACGGATTACGGAACTAGCCTATAATCAACCACCATTATTCGTTTTCACGACTGCATACGACGAATACGCAGTTGATGCGTTTGAAATTGATGCGACTGATTATCTGCTAAAGCCTTACAGTGATGAACGTTTTCAGAAAACGATGAGGCGCATTCGAAAGCAACTAGTACAAATGAATGAAAAAAATGAACAGCATGTCCAGCAAGATCAAATCCCTACATCAAAATTACTCGTTGATGATGGTGATCGCATGGTTGTTCTGTCACCGGATTCCATCTATTATGCAGTTCCATCTAAACGTATAGTAGAGATACATACGAAAGATGAGGTGATTAAAAGTCGTATGACATTGCAGGAATTAGAGGAAAAACTGCGAGGACTTTCTTTTTTCCGAACACACCGGAGTTACCTAGTCAACTTGAATTATATTCATGAAATCACACCATGGTTTAATGGAACGTGTAATGTAACCCTTCAGGACAAGCTTCACACAACATTACCTGTAAGCCGATCAGCAAGAAAGGTACTACTTGAACTATTTAAAAATTGA